One genomic segment of Pseudonocardia sp. T1-2H includes these proteins:
- a CDS encoding acetyl-CoA hydrolase/transferase C-terminal domain-containing protein, giving the protein MVDFSLDDVVRPGSRVALADGCGTPTVLQGPLSRAAARAGDVRLVLGWMPAPTPDLDPTAFADVRVLMGGPGVRSMVEAGDAHVVPCRLSAVPTLLAGVLKPDLLVATLVRGPRGLHLGAEASYMRGLIEAGVPVAGVVSTATPLADAGDPLPADAITVLGETDEGPAEIPTPPPTPADEAIARNVAALVPEGARVQVGPGRLAQAMVAALEVPVRIDSGLLPEPVVDLDQKGLLLDDPMCAYLIGTRRLYDWADGRRLLHPIEVTHDVGRLSAAGEPPLIGLNAALEIDVDGQVNVEGLGRSAAGMIGGHPDFAAAGVRGPGLSVIALASAHKDRPTLVERLSRPVTTASHDVDVVVTERGTADLRGLDRAERRAALLDLWDGRVAG; this is encoded by the coding sequence ATGGTGGACTTCTCGCTGGACGACGTCGTCCGGCCCGGTTCCCGGGTCGCCCTCGCGGACGGCTGCGGCACCCCGACGGTCCTGCAGGGTCCGCTGAGCCGCGCTGCGGCCCGGGCCGGGGACGTGCGGCTGGTCCTCGGGTGGATGCCCGCGCCGACCCCGGACCTGGACCCGACGGCCTTCGCGGACGTCCGGGTGCTGATGGGCGGGCCCGGCGTCCGGTCGATGGTCGAGGCGGGGGACGCCCACGTCGTTCCCTGCCGGCTCTCCGCCGTGCCCACGCTGCTGGCCGGGGTGCTGAAGCCGGACCTGCTCGTCGCGACGCTGGTCCGCGGGCCGCGCGGGCTGCACCTCGGTGCCGAGGCCTCGTACATGCGCGGCCTGATCGAGGCCGGGGTGCCGGTGGCGGGCGTCGTGTCCACCGCCACCCCGCTGGCCGACGCCGGGGACCCGCTCCCGGCGGACGCGATCACCGTCCTCGGCGAGACGGACGAGGGCCCGGCCGAGATCCCTACCCCGCCCCCGACTCCCGCGGACGAGGCGATCGCCCGCAACGTCGCGGCGCTGGTCCCCGAGGGGGCGCGTGTGCAGGTCGGCCCCGGCCGGCTCGCGCAGGCGATGGTCGCGGCGCTGGAGGTCCCGGTGCGGATCGACTCCGGGTTGCTGCCCGAACCGGTCGTCGACCTGGACCAGAAGGGCCTGCTGCTCGACGACCCGATGTGCGCGTACCTGATCGGCACCCGCCGGCTCTACGACTGGGCGGACGGCCGGCGGCTCCTGCACCCCATCGAGGTCACCCACGACGTCGGCCGGCTCTCCGCGGCCGGCGAGCCCCCGCTGATCGGCCTGAACGCTGCGCTCGAGATCGACGTCGACGGGCAGGTCAACGTCGAGGGCCTCGGCCGGTCCGCAGCCGGCATGATCGGCGGGCACCCGGACTTCGCCGCCGCGGGCGTCCGCGGCCCGGGCCTGTCGGTGATCGCGCTGGCGTCGGCGCACAAGGACCGGCCCACGCTCGTCGAACGCCTGTCCCGGCCGGTGACGACCGCGTCGCACGACGTCGACGTGGTGGTCACCGAGCGCGGGACGGCGGACCTGCGGGGG
- a CDS encoding glutathione S-transferase family protein, with translation MGASPSGAAQSGSDEFVREPLGVQERITSDGSSPWPVEADRYRLVAARACPWANRAVIGRRLLGLEPVISLGIAGPLHDERSWRFHLDPDDKDPVLGIEYLRSAYEAAVPGYDKGVTVPAVVEVASGKVVTNDYKALEFDFATQWTEFHRAGAPDLFPDKYRDEIEEVSEGVFHDINNGVYKCGFAKGQASYEKAYAALFGRLDELSERLSRQRYLVGDAITEADVRLWVTLVRFDAAYHGHFKCNRQKLSEMPVLWAYARDLFQTPGFGDTIDFEQIKQHYYGVHHEVNPTGIIPVGPDVSNWLTAHGREELGGSPFGDGTPPGPPPPTERVPSLT, from the coding sequence ATGGGAGCGTCCCCGAGCGGTGCAGCACAGTCCGGCTCCGACGAGTTCGTCCGCGAACCCCTCGGGGTGCAGGAACGGATCACCTCCGACGGCTCCTCGCCGTGGCCGGTGGAGGCGGACCGGTACCGGCTCGTCGCCGCCCGGGCCTGCCCGTGGGCCAACCGTGCCGTGATCGGGCGGCGCCTGCTCGGCCTGGAGCCGGTGATCTCGCTCGGCATCGCCGGCCCCCTGCACGACGAGCGCAGCTGGCGGTTCCACCTGGACCCGGACGACAAGGACCCCGTGCTCGGCATCGAGTACCTGCGGTCGGCGTACGAGGCGGCCGTGCCCGGCTACGACAAGGGCGTCACCGTGCCCGCCGTCGTCGAGGTGGCGAGCGGGAAGGTCGTCACGAACGACTACAAGGCCCTCGAGTTCGACTTCGCGACCCAGTGGACGGAGTTCCACCGCGCCGGCGCGCCCGACCTCTTCCCGGACAAGTACCGGGACGAGATCGAGGAGGTTTCCGAGGGGGTGTTCCACGACATCAACAACGGCGTCTACAAGTGCGGGTTCGCGAAGGGCCAGGCCTCCTACGAGAAGGCGTACGCCGCGCTGTTCGGCAGGCTCGACGAGCTGTCCGAGCGATTGTCGCGGCAGCGCTACCTGGTCGGGGACGCCATCACCGAGGCGGACGTCCGGCTCTGGGTCACCCTGGTCCGCTTCGACGCGGCCTACCACGGCCACTTCAAGTGCAACCGGCAGAAGCTGAGCGAGATGCCGGTGCTCTGGGCGTACGCCCGGGACCTGTTCCAGACCCCCGGCTTCGGGGACACGATCGACTTCGAGCAGATCAAGCAGCACTACTACGGCGTGCACCACGAGGTGAACCCGACGGGCATCATCCCCGTGGGCCCGGACGTCTCCAACTGGCTCACCGCGCACGGCCGCGAGGAGCTCGGCGGCAGCCCCTTCGGCGACGGCACCCCGCCCGGCCCCCCGCCCCCCACGGAACGCGTCCCCTCGCTCACCTGA